The nucleotide window aaaaaactgaagtgtgcactaGGCCTAAAGGGTTGTTTCTAGTATCAGTTGATAACGGATTGTAAGGAAGGTGTAGAAAAGCTGCAAATGCCCGACCCGGGAAGAGACTAGAGTCAAGAGGGGTGGACGTGTAACATGAAGTGTCATGGAGCCAGTCAGAGACAAAGCGAAGCAGTGCCGCCAGGTTATATTGCTTGATATTAGGGAAATTAATCCCCCCATTAGCCCTCCTCTGCTGCATGATGTGGAAGGCTTTACGTGACTTTTTCTCTCTCCATATAAAAGAAAGTTATTCCGTTTTTCATCCGCTGGTGTAAGGTAAATTGGAAGCGTGTGTAGGAGATTCTGACATCTTAAGCAGATCCGCCCTCCCCAAATAGGAGAGAGCGAAGTGTTTCCAAGTGCTTAATCTCTTCTCTAATTGGGACATGTTAAGCCGATCTAATTTACCCGAGTGTTTGGAGAGTTGTACCCCCAAATATGATGGCTCTGGTGCAGGGTATCCTCCAGACTTGAAATGGGTTCAGAGGAGGTGAATCTGGTCTCCAAGTCAGCAATTTTCTGAGAGTTGGAGGAGATCTGGGCCAGCGCCAAGTTGTTAGACGTGTGCAGGACATCCAGGCGTTTAGCAAAGAGAAGCAGCATTAGCTTCGAGACCTCCTGCGCCACCAGGGTGGCCTGAAGGGAGTCTATGGCAGAGCCGTGTtgggggctcagtggttagcactattgccttgtatagcgctggggtcctgggttcaaatccaactaaGGACCACATCTGcaaggagtttgtatgttctccttgggtttcctcccacacaatAGGGAATTTAAATTGTGGTGATGTcagatggggacagtaaaaagaggacctctgtacagcactgtaatatgttggcgctatataagtaacattaATAAATAGTGGTCATGGAGAGCAAAGGGGTCTCCAGGGAGCCGCACAGAGGGGACCAGGAGTTCTCCAGGGCGTCCCCAATATTTCCAGGTGTGTGGGGGAGGTGTGGTCCCCCACAGGATCCATACCCCTCTCCAAACTACAGTGCCCAGGGGGATTGATGGGGTCCCCCGGAGTCTACAGGAATTACCGATTTGTGAATATTATGGATTCAGGACATGAGGCAAACACTACAAAGTTATAGCAATGTAATAGATGTCTTCATTGTAAGGGGCATGTCATGGTGATGGGTTTTTTCTTTAAGATGCCATTCACACTATTCAATGCCTCTGCTTGCAGTTATCTTACTGTTGTGATTAATATGTAATACTAGTATAGGGCTGGACAAAACCCGGTCGCCATGAGGGCTAGAAAATAGTCCCTGGTGACTTCATTTTGGCACAAGGACATCGTGGCTGTCATAAGAACAACGCCCTGTACAATGTCTCAGTGGAGACAGCTGCAAGGAAGCTACATACAGCAACTGGGAATAGCCTGCGCTCATGTAACTTCCTGCCAGCAGAGGGCGCCAAGTGGTATCTGAGTACATTGCTCAAGGGAGGCCTTGCTGTGACTATTAGGCGGGGACTGCTAGTAGGTGACAAAATTCACTACTACAGGGGAGGGTACATAGCAGagcctgccattaaaggggtatgCCACTCACAGCATAtccacgctgtttctgtaactcccatagaacaggcTGGAGAAAGCCGCACATGCGCGGACGTATCTCCATTCAATCTCTGCCTGGATGAGGCGGTGATCTTACCAGGAGGGATGATGGTCAGGATACTCTCGTTCGACAGACTGTCCAGGACCCACATTTATCAGGTATTTACGGCTTATCATAAATGTCTGTTCTGGGAATAACCCATTAGTTGGAGCTCTTTTCTGACTACTGCGGGGCTGAGCTCAATCGACATGTCAGGCCAGGCTCGCGTATCTTATGTTACATTGCACTTGCTAAAATTAGTTTTTTCCCTTTGATATGCAACGATTGTTTCTGGCTCCTGGACCTggcaaaaggcccttttacaccggccaattatcgggcaaacgagcgttcattccCTATCATTTCCCTGTTTTAACAGGgaaacgatcagtcgatgaatgagcaaacgctcgttcattggctgattgtatcgtttatactGCAAGaaatattgttgtcggcagtGCATCCCCTGGGTAAACAatgacgtgctgctgacatgacagcaacgtatggggacgagtgatcggagtaacgagtgctcgtccccgtacaaagctccttgtgaaaggagcaaacgagcgccgatcctcAAGCAGTGGTTGATCAGCCCTCGTTTACACGACCCACGTCAGGCCGTGTTAGAGGACCCCAAGATGTATCCAGGCCTGCTATACTAAGGGTTACGTTCACattaacgtctgtaatggacggacgtatttcggccggaagtcccggaccgaactcagtgcagggagccgggctcctagcatcatagttatgtacgatgctaggagtccctgcctctccgtggaactactgtcccgtactgaaaacatgattacagtacgggacagttgtcctgcagagaggcagggactcctagcatcgtattttacggtcaatgaaaaactgctccaaaaacgtcccaagaagtgttttGCACTTTTTTCGCGGATGTCttaacgcgccgtattttgacaccgacgcgtaaaattacaactcttgggaacagaacatcgtagggcacattgcaagcaatgggcagatgtttggaggtgtaatggagccgtttttcaggtgtaattcgaggtgtaaacagcccgaattacttctgaaaccactgcgtgtgaacataccattagtgGATTgtgggtaggaaaaaaatgtatgattAGATCAGACACATACAATTGCCTGGCAGCGATTTTCAGGCTTTAAcattatggctatgttcacacgcttaacaaaaaacggctgtaaaatacggagctgtttgcaagggaaaacagcctctgattttcagccgtttttggagcggtttttctattgagacaatgaaaaacggctcaagaagtgacatgcacttcttttttacactcCGTTTTTAGAAACGGCTGCGTACAAAAACTCCCCGTGGAAACGAAAGGCCTTTTTTCCCTATTGAAGTCgatgggcagacgtttggaggcgttcagccactgactttttagccatttttccagGCGTTTAGAGctcgaaaaacagctaaaaataggccgtgtgaacataccctaaccgtgtACTATGAGATATCCGTGGCAGGAGAGACCAGTCCTTTAAATAAGTCCTGCAGATACGCTATATACCCATTTTAATATATTGTATAAAAATACCCCTGTATACCCCTTCCATGGTGCCCCCTCCTCAGATCATCCTTCATTGGTATATTTCTGATATAATAATTACTGCTGATATTTTGGGTTGATGCAAAAATAGACTGAACGTGATGTCAATTATCTTCATTTAATGACATTTAGCTACAATTCAGTAAAATCGAGGACCAGCCTCAGGTTTGTGAATCCATCAGTCAGAAGACCAGTCGCTCAGCCACCAGCAAAGGTTTGGGGGTCTTCTTGCTCTGTAGGAATCCGGTTTATTTTGAAGACACCAGATCACGTAGCCTGCGGTCACTGCGATAACGCCTGCACGTACCAGTCAGGGATGACCAACTTATCGGATTCTGCTTCCATAGTAAAAGTGATGTCTTGACCCGGCTCCCAGGAGAACACGTAGACCACCCTGGAAAGAAAAGGTCATTGTGATAATGGCGCAACAGCAGCAACAAGCTCAGAGACCAAAAAAACAAGTCGCCAAGATGAGCAATGAACTCCTCTGGCTGCTGCGAAGGAGCAGCTGGAAATATATGAACGCTGGTGTAAGAAATCCCCACAGAGactttgacattttactttataacTCTAAATAGAATGTTGAGTAACTtggttatactccagtcacatgcaGAGCTGTATTCAATATTTTGTTACATGCCACTTAGAATCTGTTAGCGCAAtgctgacagacacaccccttaCAGTTACGCTAACTTTCTATaatgaattaaagaggctctgtcaccagattttgcaacccctatctgctattgcagcagatcggcgctgcaatggagataagagtaacgtttttattttttttaaacgagcatttttggccaagttatgaccatttttgtatttatgcaaatgaggcttgcaaaagtccaactgggcgtgtttacagtaaaagtccaagtgggcgtgtttaaagtaaaagtacaactgggcgtgtattatgtgcgtacatcggggcgtttttacttcttttactagctgggcgttgtgaatgggagtgtatgatgctgacgaatcagcatcatccacttctcttcagaacgcccagcttctggcagtgcagatctgtgacgtcactcacaggtcctgcatcgtgtcggcaccagaggctacagttgattctgcagaagcatcagcgtttgcaggtaagtagctacatcgacttacctgcaaacgccgatgctgctgcagaatcaactgtagcctctggtgccgatgtgtcctcgctcgtccgacacgatgcaggacctggggcaggaagtgacgtcacagcgtgatctctcgagaacacgctgtgtctgcactgccagaagctgggtggtaacgaagagaagtggatgatacttctcgtcagaacgcccagatagtaaaagaagtaaacacgccccgatgtccgcacataatacacgcccagttggacttttactttaaacacgcccacttggacttttgcaagcctcatttgcataaatacaaaaatggtcataacttggccaaaaatgctcgttttttaaaaataaaaactttactgtaatctacattgcagcgccgatctgctgcaataggagataggggttgcaaaatctggtgacagagcctatttaaggtCAGGTGCGATGCATTTTTCTACACCCAATGAGACACGTCAGAAGAGGTCACTGACGGGGGCCCATAAGCCGATACCCCCACCAAAGACATTTGACTCCTCAGAAGATGTTTAAAGGTGACCCTCCACTTTACTCTTTCGCGTTAGGTGACTTAACTAAAATATGATAAGTcttcggccctgttcacacagttttttttttgcaggcggaaaaatctgattTTGATTATTTACATTACGTTCAGTCTATTTCggatcagattttgacctgccgcgttttttgctaccTCTTTCGGCAGTGGTCAATGAGCGTCGCggacaaaaaaaaatgcagcgcaaaaccactttctctgcctcccattggtgtcaatgggaggtcagagactgaaacgcctgaagggcatggcgctttttcccgcaagcatttTTTTATGCTCTCGGGAAtagaaaacgcctccgtctcccattgaaaacaatgggaggcattcttggatgtttttgacgcggtttcctgtgtgaacagggcctaaatatcAAGACAAGATTGGCAGGACGGCCCTTGCTGTAGGCTTCTTACCTGGGGTCGTCTGTGGTCACCACTTTCTTGATATAATTGAGGAAGGCGTTACAGAAGTTCATACACACGGCCGGATCCCAGCTCTGCTTGTCTCCCTGCACAAAGGATCAATACATTGTATAATATAAAGGTGAAAACCAACAGACCAACGGACGGCTTCAACCCTTCATCTTACCCGGACCAAGTGAGGGATTTCTGACGTTTTGAACTTCTCCAGAGATACGATTCTTCCTTGTGGATTCCGAAAGCCGGCGACGATGAGAGGAATCCCGAGCAGGAAGGACTGGCACCACCACTTCAGGAGTTTATACCTAGTGGGAAAGAGAAGACGTTCGTCTTCCATATAGTGACTGGGTAAGTATATAATATTAGCTATGCCGGGCACCTGTGGAAGCTGCGCTCTTGGTGTTGGTTTCTTATCTGGGCACTGGTCTTCAGCTCTACGTAGCAGGTTGGAGGAGAAGGATTAGAACTGTTCGGGTCTTTGCAGTCCACCTCCCCAGAAACCAAGAAAGAGTGGGATGCCAGGCGGCCCAGCAGGACGCTGCAAAATCCTTCATTGGTGTTCACAACTTCAGATGGGCAAGGGCAGCCATCAGGAGAATCTGAGTAGAAGGAGGACAGATGGTGAAAGAGGTTATAGAGAAAGCATAGACTCCATCTTTCAGAACTACAAGGGCCGTCATGGGTTATAGGAAccgattttttaaaaatataaaatatggggTCTGATCTATGGGGTGCTAATCTCAGGGACCGTGGCAACAAGGGGGGTAATTATTTACATGTGCCCCCTAAATGGTTACTCTCTGTATATATCTGATCCAGAGTAGACTGGATGGTTCACATCGGCAAAGACCGTGGAGGAGATCATGGAGAGGCGCAGACAAACCTGCACACATGTAGCTCTCAAACTTGTATCCGGAGTACATGAGCTTCTCCTGGTCCTTAGTCCGCTCTTTCCTCTTCTTGTAAGTTGTTGCCGTCTCCCTCTCGCTGATATACAGGGTGCCCTTAAACAGGGTGACCGCCAGGATCCAGCCTTCTTGGGTTTCAAACGGGGTGCACAGAATCTTAGTTAGGTGACCTCGCCAGGTGACAAAGTCTCGGTCCACGGGTCTggagagaggagaaaaaaaatgttattaGGGACCTTTTGCAATCCTCACATCAGACTCCCTGTCTGGACAATTACCTAAAATTATCTTTTtggaactcaggaaaaaaaaaaaaaaggtcaacaatgcagcctaaggctatgttcacacaagaaacagctgtaaaatacgaagctgttttaaagggaaaacagcttctgattttagccatttttttaagcatcgagcgttttttttacggctgtttttggagcggtttttctattgacaccatgaaaaacggctcaagaagcgacatgtcgcgtcggaacgaaacgccgtttttcccattgaaatcaatgggcagatgtttggcatcTATCCTGCCGGGTTTCTTCTCTAGTTCACTCCCAGTCAGTGCAGACGttaaaataatggaaaaaaatgtagagAGATTTAATCCATCATTTTACTGGCTGGTGGGAAGAGGGGCCGCCCGCTGCGTCTGTAACGCAGAATTATTCTCACATGCAAATACAACATTTCTTTAACGTCTCTTAGGATTATTGATCCCCCTTCCTTTCCTATCTTATATCCATGTTGCTCAGAAGACCCAATCAGAGTtcagttttatttttctaaatagcagtgaaaaaaaattagacaAAGAAACGGTAGGGTTCCTATAGGCAACAAGGTAATTTCTTCCCCCCTCAGACAGTTTTGATACATGAGGCCTATAATATTCCTCTCTAAGACCCCATTGATGTTCTGGACGTGAATTTGGAGGCTTTTTCTTCAAACACATCGCTCTGCCACCATgataagggggaaaaaaaatccagGTGGAACAACTAGGGTTGGCACCCTTTCCACCCAAAAACACTGGCCAGGATTTTACCCCATTCATTGACAGTAGTGAAATCCGCAACAGAAAtcgacatgttgcagattttaaaaaccgcaccacatgtccatttattttttttaaatctcatccactttacggCTTCGGTATTTCGCCCGCAAATCTGGATAAAgaatccacagcaattccgctacgtgtcaaCATAGCCGAACTCactacttacacacacacacacacacacacacacacacacacacacacacacacacacacacacacacacacacctcctctATTGTTTCACACCTGTTGCTATTAGAACTTCCATTTTCCTGCAGAAGTCCGATGTTCTCTTTCACCCATGTTAAAATATGCAGCAGACCCTCTATCTCGTCTTCGTTACGTGGCACATAGCGATCCTCAAATCCGTTCATCAGGTCCCATCCAAGGGAAGCCTCTCCCTTATCCATTCCTGTAGGGGCACTAAGATAGCGTAGGCGTCGGGCATCACCATGGTAACATCGCTTGTCATCCAGAGAGAAAGAACCCAGTTCCAAGGGGAGCCTGTAGAATGGAAACGAGCCCTGGTGGAAGGAGGGATGTGTTTTTAAAGAAGGAGAGGATACGTGAGGGTTCTTCAACCGGGAGGAATCAGAAGTGTCCTGGTCAAggcctcttttagggggtctcgCTGAAATGCAGAATATGAGACAATATAGGAtaatatacaagtctatggggcaacaGGACGCCTGACGAGGGGTGGGGTACCTGGCAAACGAGGCTTTTGCGTGAGGGTCATTTAAAGAACAAATTGCATATTTGTGTTACTTCTGCCATCAATTATAGACCCGCAGACGATCactctccaacatttgtaaatcgaaAGTAGGAACTGCCGCCCAATTGTGCATATTGGGCGCTGGCAAATTTtttacttgctcctctctgggtgGTCACAAAGTTTCTGAATAAGAGAGAATGCAACAGACGCCACCTGAGTGCAACTACTACCGATGCACCCGTGGCAGCGTGACACCGACACCCCCATGGCAGCGTGACCACCATGCACGCCCCAGTGGCAGCGTGATCACCATCGATGCCCCCGTGACGACCATCGGTGCCCCAGTGGCGGCGTGACCACCATCGACGCCCCAGTGGCAGCGTGACCACCATCGATGACACCATAACAGTGTGACAACTATTAACGCCCCCATGGTAGTGTGAATGTCACCAAAGTCCATCAGGTCAGTGTGACCGTCAGCGATGCCCCCCTTGGCAGCGTAACCGTGGTCACACACGGCCCATATTGTGTGGATAGACTGCTTATACCGCTGTCACTGAACGTCTGACCACGCTGCTTGACGGGGAGTCCCAGGTCACCTAAAACTCCACAAGTTTATTATCGTAACCACCCCCACTAGCAAAGGGAGCGAATCCGAAATATAGTATCCTAATGGAAAATTGCAATGCCTGAGGATAATACGAGTAGTACAGAACCACAGCTTTTctttaactacaactcccagcatgtaggcCAGCTTCACTAAGTATGAGTCAATATTAATATTGCATGCCTACATTGTGAATTACTGCAAATCCTCACCTCCTCTGTCTCCGTCTGTATGCACAGTGTCATCCATATTTCTTGTTTATCCCTTTAAGGGTAATGATGACGTTTAAACAAAGCGCCGGAAGTTTTGAACCTTTCGCCACCCGTATTTGTCATCTACATTGATAACGTTTGCTACACTAGAGGAAGCCTTGTGTTACAGTTATGTCTCCTCTAGTGTGCGCTGTACGCTGAGTACTTTTCATTCGTATCTTGGTCTCCGGGAAAATGGCCGCCGGATAACGCTGGCTCTGTGATTTAGGAGACGCTGGGTTGTCTCTGGCTGTGTCTACAGCTGTGTGTGCGACACGTATAGACTGGTATGTATATGACACGTCTGTAGTTACTGGTTTTACAGTCCCCAACTACAAACACAGCCAGACTGACAACTACTAGAAACGGAAGTTTAGCTACAGATTTATAACATTGGAAAATCAGAAATAGAAACGACCTCCCCTTCTGAAGAGGGACATTCACAGTGATTTATGTGGCAGACTACGGATTACTTATGACAGCGTGCCAACCACAGATACACCCACTGCAGCCTGCCAATCACGAATGCCCTGTGTCAGCCTTCCAACCAGAGAAGCCCCTGTGTCACCCTGCCAACAGATGCTCCCTCCTCAGCCTGCCAACCACAGAAGCCACGTGTCACCCTGCCAACCACTGATGTCCGCTGTGTCACCCTGCCAACCACTGATGTCCGCTGTGTCAGCCTGCCAACCACAGAAGCCACGTGTCACCCTGCCAACCACTGATGTCCGCTGTGTCAGCCTGCCAACCACTGATGTCCGCTGTGTCAGCCTGCCAACCACTGATGTCCGCTGTGTCAGCCTGCCAACCACTGATGTCCGCTGTGTCAGCCTGCCAACCACTGATGTCCGCTGTGTCAGCCTGCCAACCACTGATGTCCGCTGTGTCAGCCTGCCAACCACAGAAGCCACGTGTCACCCTGCCAACCACTGATGTCCGCTGTGTCAGCCTGCCAACCACTGATGTCCGCTGTGTCAGCCTGCCAACCACTGATGTCCGCTGTGTCAGCCTGCCAACCACTGATGTCCGCTGTGTCAGCCTGCCAACCACTGATGTCCGCTGTGTCAGCCTGCCAACCACTGATGTCCGCTGTGTCAGCCTGCCAACCACTGATGTCCGGTGTGTCAGCCTGCCAACCACAGAAGCCACCGTGTCACCCTGCCAACAGATGCTCCCACCTCAGCCTGCCAAGCACTGATGTCCCGTGTCAGCCTGCCAACCACAGATGCCCCCTTATAAGCTTGCCAACCACAGATGCCCCCTTATAAGCTTGCCAACCACAGATGCCCTTTTGTCAGTGTTCCAACCACAGATGCCCCATGTCAGCATGCCAGCGAGAGATGCCCTCTGTGACAGCCACACATGGTGTATTACTGAGACTTCTGCCATGTTCCACCTTTTTGTACTATGTGTCATATGTTAATTTGTGTTTTGATGTTTATCACTGTGATTATTGCAGGTGGAGTCGCCACGTTTATATACAGATGACACATGAACTCCGAGTACAATGATGGGGGTGGTAGAGCACGATAGCGATGGGTCTCATACCATTATTAACCGATTCTTCTGCCTTCGCTATTTATAGTGTACGATAGTGTTACACTGGGGTGGGTACCGTGACTAGAACTATTATGTAGCCACAACTACGGcaggcactattatatgggcactaaagGCTGGATTGGGATGGTATGGCACTATGTGCCATTCAGGACTCTTGTAAAGCTGTAGGgactgtaatggcagccatatttgttgttacccagctttcccagaaacagatataactcaCGACTGGCTGAATAGGACGACGCAGACACTTGAGAATGAGTCATTATTGTAATATACATTTTGGAATATACTGATCCCTTTCAGAGTTTCATCACATTATTTTTCTGTGCAGGAAGTCGGACATCTCCCACCATTACCCCGGCCCCCTTCCCTTTCATGGACCGCAAACGCAAGCAGATATGTGACCCGTTTAAAGTAAAGAAACCAAAGGAGGATAATCTGAAGTCTGATGTAAATGTTTATCCATCTCCATATCCAGGTAATGACACGAGCAGAAGACACTGAGCACTTCTCAATTACAACACCCCTGTCATAAACAGAACCAGGGCATCtataagggttaaacaggtgggcACTGACAGCACCCACCCACTACTGGATGTTAATCTAGCTGGTTCCCCGTCTGTCAGTGTTTCGTAGCCAATTAGTATCTCCAAGAGCAAGTTAATTTAACTCTTTACGGGACCCTATAGTTGCCCTTCCTTAACGGGACTGTCTTGTGAGGGCACCCACTGGCATAAATGAGGGCCCCCGCCTCAGTGATCCCTGAAGTTCCCCCTGGCCGCAACTAAATAGAAGTGATACTTGAAGTCACTGAATttaatactaagggtatgttcacacgctgaacaaaaaacggctgaaaatacggagctgttttcaagggccgtttttggagctgtttttcttttgagtcaatgaaaaacggctccaaaaatagcTCAGGAagcgacatgcactactttttacggggcgtgtttttacgtgctgtttttttaaaatgaggtgtaaaataaCGCcaagtcggaacagaacgctgtgtttcccattgaaatcaatgggcagatgtttgtaggcgttctgctcccgatttttcggccgtgtgaacataccctcagtgtgccACAAACTACCGTGTGCCGAACCCTGGTTTTACTAATTCGCACCTGAGATCAATGGCTGAGGGCACCACTCAACACCTGGTTCCTGGGCACTGACTGTACCGCTGACTATCCGGCGCTGTAGGACAAATGTACCGATGCCCACTAGGAGCCTCCTACTGATTATATCCAGTGTCATCGTACCCCTCGGACTATCACGGTTACATTTCCACTAGGACCTTGGTCAAGAGGCATTCGGAACAGTCGTCTTGACGACCCTTAAAAACAAAAACGTGGCTGTGAaagccattttcttttttttttgtaaatgtttttatttggttTCAACAAATTTTAAGTATAACAAGAAGGGGGAAAGGGAGCGGAGAGGGAGGGAAGACACAAATCAGCATTGGTATTGTACATCTACATATCCAGTACATAATCGGACATCACATTAGGAAGGTCCAAATATAAGCAGTACAATAGTTAATCAGAAACATATGTAGATATTTTCAACATAAACAACCTAGAGATGAGATCTGTGAGTCATTAAGGTAGATATCGACAAcgggggagggggagagggggCTTATCTTATAAAGGAAGATGCCGAGTCACTTATAGGCAAGCGAAAGGCTCAATCATTCCAGTTGTCTAGTTGTGAAAGCCATTTTTAACACAAAGGTGGCGACCATGCTAAGGGAGAAGAGAAAGCTGCAGCGGACATCTGGGAACCCATACCTCTGCCATGCTTACGCCGGATTCCAGATAGGAACTCATGGCTTCCATGTCATGGAGCACATCACTGGTTGCAACCTGGAGGAAATCCTGGAGACTACTGGCCCTATGGACGTGAGGACAACAGTTCTTTGTACTGCAGAAATGATCTATGACATCCAGCACCTACAAGAACTGGGGGTGATCCACCGGGACCTAAAAACTGATAATGTCCCCATTGACCGCCAGGGCATTATGACTTTGGGTTGGCTGCAGAGAACGTCTTTGGCACCAAAACTATCTTTGGATTTGGTGGAACACTTTATTACATGG belongs to Rhinoderma darwinii isolate aRhiDar2 chromosome 8, aRhiDar2.hap1, whole genome shotgun sequence and includes:
- the DXO gene encoding decapping and exoribonuclease protein isoform X2, whose amino-acid sequence is MTLCIQTETEEGSFPFYRLPLELGSFSLDDKRCYHGDARRLRYLSAPTGMDKGEASLGWDLMNGFEDRYVPRNEDEIEGLLHILTWVKENIGLLQENGSSNSNRPVDRDFVTWRGHLTKILCTPFETQEGWILAVTLFKGTLYISERETATTYKKRKERTKDQEKLMYSGYKFESYMCADSPDGCPCPSEVVNTNEGFCSVLLGRLASHSFLVSGEVDCKDPNSSNPSPPTCYVELKTSAQIRNQHQERSFHRYKLLKWWCQSFLLGIPLIVAGFRNPQGRIVSLEKFKTSEIPHLVRGDKQSWDPAVCMNFCNAFLNYIKKVVTTDDPRVVYVFSWEPGQDITFTMEAESDKLVIPDWYVQALSQ
- the DXO gene encoding decapping and exoribonuclease protein isoform X1; the protein is MDDTVHTDGDRGARPPKRGLDQDTSDSSRLKNPHVSSPSLKTHPSFHQGSFPFYRLPLELGSFSLDDKRCYHGDARRLRYLSAPTGMDKGEASLGWDLMNGFEDRYVPRNEDEIEGLLHILTWVKENIGLLQENGSSNSNRPVDRDFVTWRGHLTKILCTPFETQEGWILAVTLFKGTLYISERETATTYKKRKERTKDQEKLMYSGYKFESYMCADSPDGCPCPSEVVNTNEGFCSVLLGRLASHSFLVSGEVDCKDPNSSNPSPPTCYVELKTSAQIRNQHQERSFHRYKLLKWWCQSFLLGIPLIVAGFRNPQGRIVSLEKFKTSEIPHLVRGDKQSWDPAVCMNFCNAFLNYIKKVVTTDDPRVVYVFSWEPGQDITFTMEAESDKLVIPDWYVQALSQ